A region of the Agrobacterium sp. RAC06 genome:
GCCAGTCGATCGCATGCCCCTGCTGGACCATCCATTTGTGGACGTCGGCACCGTCAGCACGGCGGCATGTTCCCACGAGCCTGTCCCAGCTTTTGCCCTTGATCTGACAGGTTGTCGGGCGAGATCTCGCCAGATACACATCGAGCGCCTCAGCAGAGACCTTGCCGCACCAGTAGGGCTTTCCGCTCGCATCCTCGCAGCGCTGCCGAGCCTCAGGGGCGTCTATTCCGTCAAAGCGGATCCGCTGCCCGCGGATCTCGATCGTATCGCCGTCGATCACTGAAGCGCGGCCGGTGACTTCCTGTGCTTGGGCTTGGGGCGGAAAAGCCGCCAGAATGAATATGACGGCGCCCAAAAGTACTCTCATTGCATGCTCCGAACAATTACCGTGCGTTGCATCGTATGGAAACGGACAGATTGCAAGGTGGCACTAGGGGCCGCGGGCGGCGATCCATTGATCGCTCGTATTGCCGGTCGCCATCGGGAGTATAGTCCGCCGGTCTTGAACCTCAGATACCGTTGCGAGTATGCCGCATTTTGAGTGCGGCGCTTTCGACCACTCAGCCACCTCTCCGGTCACTTCGGTCAGCGCTCGATGGCGCGGGCTGCCTCAAGCGGCGAGAGTGGTGGCTTACACGCACGAAAACTCACGCGTCCAGCGGCGAGCTGTGGCCGCAATGCGCCTCAGTCCCGCACGATCTGCAGCAGGGGCTCAAAGCTGTAGAGTGCCGGTCGACGCCCGGCTGCAGGCTCCAGAGTTCGAATTAGTTCCTTATCGACCAGAATACGTGTGAACCGGTGTGCCGTGGTCTCGGGAATGCCCGACCGGCTGGTGAAAACGTTGTTGCGGAACACAGGTCGGGAAAAAAGGAAGTCGAGTGCTGCCGTGGCCCATTGGGAGCTCAAAAGTTGGGGGAACTCCCTCTTCAATTCCTCATAGAGATCACGTATCCGCTCCGCAGTCGCCAAGTTCTTCTGCGCCTGCGCCTCCAGCGCCTCCAGAAAAAACACGATCCACTCGGTCCATGCACCCGACTTCGAGACCTCCCGCATACGGTCGATATACTCATCGCGACGATCTTCGAAATAACTACTGATGTAGAAATGCGGCGCCGAGATCGCACCAGATTTCCAGAGCATCAGCGTGATTAGCATCCGGCCAATGCGACCGTTACCGTCCTTAAAGGGATGTAGAGCCTCGAATTCGAGATGAGCCAGCGCGGTCTTGATGAGAATCTGCCACTCGTCAGACTGGATGAAGGCAGATAGCCGTTCCATTCCATCGTTAAGCTGTTCGGGTCGCATAGGCACGAACAAGACCTTTCGTCTTGTCCTGTCGGCCAGATAATTCTGCTCGTTCTTGAATTCGCCAGGAGACAGCTGTGCGCCGCGTCCGAAGCCCAGGAGCACTTTGTGCGCGCTTTTGATGAGAAAGCTCGACAGAGGAGCGCCTTGTTCCATGGCACGTTGGGCAGCACTCAAGGCGCGGCTGTAAAGAAAGACCTCAACTGCCTCATTGGGGTAGTTACCGTTGGCGATATCCTCGTTGTCTTCCTGATCCGCTTCGTAGCGCAACACCTCGTCCAGCGTGCTAACGGTGCCTTCCATACGCGAGGAGACAACGGCTTCCTGGTTCCGCAAAGGAGCGAGCAGGATTTCGCTGTTATGCATGCCCTTGAGCATCTGATCATACCGTGCCAACGCCGCAGATGCTGAAGCTATCGGCATTATTAGCTTGTTGGCATCCATTCCGGATGGCGGGAACTGATCGTAGTGATAGTTCACGGCTTCGCTAAGATCGAGACTGGGGCGGTTCATGATTACGGTCCAAAAGGTGCAACAGAAGCTAAAAGCCTGAGCGAGCCGGTATGGCATATAGTCTGGTTGACTGTCAAAATATCTATTTTTTGAAAGACAAATTAGTTTGAGCCATGCGTGTGACACTCAACCGCGCTTGAGTCCCATTCAGGACTCTTTGTGAAAGTCAAACTCGCTTGTCTTCCATAAGAGAGATGCAAACAGTTTCGCCTGCCAGAAAGACTAAAAAATGACAGGCAACGACGGCGAGGGCTTTATTCGAACCCACGATACCCTTGCGAATATGCCGCATTCCCAGTGCCGAGTTCTCCGCCCTGATCCTTCTCCCTCCCCAATTCCTAGGAAAAGCCAAGTAGGCTTGCACCTACATCCCCATACCCAACCCAAGCCCCTTCCTCTCACTCCTCACTAGTTCCTCCTGCCTGAACATCTCCGCCGTCTTCGCGCGATACGTGATCTGGGCCACCTCAACCAATCGCGCCAGCCCTGCCTCATCCACCTGCCCCCTGGCCCGTTTCGCCGGGTCCAGACCCCTGATATCGCTTCTGCCAAACCGCTGCCTCATCCCATCGGTGACTGCCTCCGCCTCTTCAAGCGCCCGCTTACCCTCCGGCGTCCCGACGAGCTTCTCCAGAAACGCATGCCTCTCCTCACGCTCGAGTCCATCCAATTGCCGAAGTATTGTTTCAGTCCGCGGACTTAACCCTGGCACCTCGATCACATCCTCCTTCTCCCGCGTCCACTGTTCGGACTTCACCGCCTCCTCATATCGCCTCGTCCAGTGGCGTGCCGCACGTACGACATGGGCACCTAACGGGCCAGCCATCTGACGCGCTTGCCTGCGCTCCCAGTTTTCGCCCAGAAGCCCAGCCCTGCCACGCATCTCGCCGAATGCCTCCGGACGTTTGGCCACCGCCTCAGCCAGATCAGCGACATCCCCGTTGCGCTCACGGAGCGTCTTTGCGACCAGTCCAGCAAATTGTTCTGGATTGGCAAACACACTGCGCCCAAGTGAGCGCACACCACCGAGGACCTGGTCGAGATGCCGCGATGCCTCTGCCAGCGCCACCTCCTCGATCGTCTGGGCATAGTGGGTGATCACCGGCACAAGCGGCTGGACCTTGCCGTCTTGCGCGTCGGCCGCCGGACTATTTTCGATCCTATGCGCCCGACCCATCTCTGCCCGAGCAGTCTCCTCCAAGGGCTGCCGATCGGCGGGCGAGCGAACGCGCGCACCCAAAGCGCCGTAGTGAGCCGCGAGCCGATCGTCAGCCCGCTGTGCCCCATCCCGTTGTGGCGTTGGGCCGAGGACAATCTCACTCGTGACACCAATGCCCTCCCCGAGCCCGCGCCGGGCCGCGAATGCATGCGCGTAGTCAAGCACCGACTCCTTGGCGCCTGATCGCCCAAGACTGGCGGCGAGTGTCTTCATGTCCTTCAGTTCGTCGCGCCCGGCATAAAGCGTGACTGCCTCCCGATGCCTGGTCATTGCGACATAGGTCAGATGTCGATCCATGGTGGCGGATGCCATGACGAAGGCGCGATCGACCGTTGCCCCTTGCGCCTTGTGGATCGTCGTGGCGTAGCCATGGTCAAAACTCTGGTAACTTCTGACCGGTATGGAGATGACACGGGCAGCATTCTGCCCTGCGCCGTCGAGCCTCACCTGTAGTGCGTCAAGCTCGACGGCAGTCACCGTCCCCAGCATCCCGTTCTTCACCCCTAGATCCCGGTTGTTCTCCAGGAGCACGATGCGGTCACCTGGCGCGAAGCCGCGCTTGCCGTCATTCGTCTGATAGACGATCTCCCGGTCGACGCTGTCCGCCCCCTGCCCTTGCCCTTGATCTTGACCTTGC
Encoded here:
- a CDS encoding thermonuclease family protein, whose product is MRVLLGAVIFILAAFPPQAQAQEVTGRASVIDGDTIEIRGQRIRFDGIDAPEARQRCEDASGKPYWCGKVSAEALDVYLARSRPTTCQIKGKSWDRLVGTCRRADGADVHKWMVQQGHAIDWPKYSRGRYAADQRQAQASNRGLWAGRFEWPCVVRGAKCE
- a CDS encoding Fic family protein, yielding MNRPSLDLSEAVNYHYDQFPPSGMDANKLIMPIASASAALARYDQMLKGMHNSEILLAPLRNQEAVVSSRMEGTVSTLDEVLRYEADQEDNEDIANGNYPNEAVEVFLYSRALSAAQRAMEQGAPLSSFLIKSAHKVLLGFGRGAQLSPGEFKNEQNYLADRTRRKVLFVPMRPEQLNDGMERLSAFIQSDEWQILIKTALAHLEFEALHPFKDGNGRIGRMLITLMLWKSGAISAPHFYISSYFEDRRDEYIDRMREVSKSGAWTEWIVFFLEALEAQAQKNLATAERIRDLYEELKREFPQLLSSQWATAALDFLFSRPVFRNNVFTSRSGIPETTAHRFTRILVDKELIRTLEPAAGRRPALYSFEPLLQIVRD